Genomic window (Carassius auratus strain Wakin unplaced genomic scaffold, ASM336829v1 scaf_tig00009064, whole genome shotgun sequence):
AATTTTACAGTCGCtgtacaaaggtttttttttttttagtatgtcAGATTATTCtgcaaaataagtataaaaagcACTATTGcacatattataattttttataaacatttcctCCTAGCTGTGCAGATCTGGCATCAGTTCACTCCTGCTCACAAACTCACATACATTTGAAAGATCTGTTGTTCTGCTCTTAGCTTTTCTGTCTCTCCGTTTTCTTTTATACTGATaattttgtagttgttgttgtatgtttgtgtacattttctgACCTTCTTAGTAATCCGTTTTAGCGTTTTTGTATGTTCATGCCCATATTTCCAAAATATACtgttacatttagattttttttttcttttctttccaagTTGTTTACGAATATGAATCATATGTAAAAtagtaatatgttttaaataatgaacAGGGCTTGCCTACTGAttttataatgcaaaataaagacACTAGCCATTagacaaatgtttttaattcatCAGACACTGAAAAAAGTGCCACCATAGGTATATTTTTGGTTGCTGTAGTTACTCTTTTTGGTCCTCGATGGAGACTACAGTTTTGCCACCAGCATGACCCTGCTCTACTTTATGAAAGGCTTGAGGCACCTGAGCAAAAGAGAACACTTCCTCCACCACGGGACGGACCTACAACGacacaacaacacaaatataAGAAGTGAAATTGAACATCCTGAGAGGACTTGAATAATGCCTGCAGTTTAACGTGATGATGACTCATCTGTGTCACGTTAATCTCATCCAAATCCactgaatatacatttttaaagtgcgCCTGTGATACATTAGGTGGTGCTCGAGTGGTGGGGGTGTCAAGTGTGTGTATACTGTGGGTGTAGTAGTGTGGTGTTGTGGTTAAAACTCGGAGCTAGTAAACAAGAAACTGCAGGTATGTGACCCACACAAGAACCAAGCTCGGAGTAGTGGATTTGCTTTGTACCTGTAAAGAGTCGTCGAGTCACCTTTGTGGTAAATGTACTGTTGTCTTCAGGAAACACATGATGTGCTGAACTGATTTATTTCATTCCTTATCAGATGTCAATTGATTAGAATCTGAATGTCTGCAATCTGAAGCATTAACAACACTAATATGAACAAAATCAATACTTTAGACTTCCAACGTGGTTAGGAGTTAACCAGAAGTCTGGCCAAACACGGTTCTAAAATATTGAAGATTTTAGTCTCGTGTATATCTTCTTAAAACACTCATTAACCACAGTCCTAAAGTTAAGAGCGGAAACATAAACATAGTTGGTTAGCAAACACAGCACTTGCAGGCACAACAGCACACTGCTTTAAAGGAAATGAGATGAGACACATTTCCTGCCAGCTGCACTGCTGTGATGTTCTGTTTTTCTACTTACCATTATGGAAAAGCTCCTTTAAATGCTGCTTAACATCAAACAATAGAAacagaaataatcaaataatatagTACTTTAACTTTTTCATatggtttctttcttttctataATGTGTGACATTAAATTCACCGAAATCTCAGCTCCAGAACTACTCTTTCAGTGAAATGTTTTTCTTGTGCATACAGTGGGTCTGCTATCTGCAACACCTGATGTTTATCATATGGTTAGCTACACTTCACACTGTTTTTCCCACCATGAAGCTGATGCACTGTAATAACACGAGTTCATAATGACTGTTCTGTCTTGTTTCTGTGCTCCAGTAAATGTGGAAGTGTGATCACAGACATTTTGTATTGCTGGTAAAGATAAGATGTCGTTCTGTTTTGATGAGACATTTGTCTTCCTGCGAGATTCTGCAGGGGAAAATAGATTGACTTATGTAAATCACTGTCCGTGTGAACAACCCAAACTGCAAAAACTGAAAATCATGACAGATCGAAGAGACatgtcagacacacacagacttctGTACCTTTCCAGCATCTCACTGATCTCGTCCAGCGTAGGGCCGCTAGGAGCAAAGAAACCCCAGCGATAGTACACTCCTTTCCTAAGgtgctgagaaagagagagagttagtACTCAAAAGACTTCTACTTCCCTAACTAAACAATGAAACGATGTCAGGAGATCAGGTTTAGGTTCCTGACccttcttcctttttttccatACTACTTTCACCCATTCAGGATCAGTATATACACTCATTAAATCACtagaatataaaatacaactacacaataagggaatgtaaaaaaagacataataaagaaaaataaagcaccGCAGGGCACATGGCAGATctgtgcaaaccagtgaagtgaacaaactgcagataaaaagatttttagtgcaaaaaaaccCTTATTCAATCTGATTAAAGTGTGATAATGAAATGTTCAGCCATTTACTGGGTCAGTATGTTAAAATGGCACCAGGAATTCATaatctaattaaaatgtttaatgattttaatgattttgcTAAGCATTTACATCATATATAcatgtgcaaaatgaaaatgtttgtacTGTACTAGCTACTATGAATAGAGTTTGTCGATTTAAAACAGCACTATCTAACTTTTggcgctctagtggttaataaacagaactgcacgaATCCCGCGGAAGAACATTCTAACCGGAACCACTTCTCTATGTTTCCTTCTATGGCGATTAAAGTAGGTACATAGTGCACTATGAGTGCAGCTTTAATGTCAGAAAAAAAGGTGTGGTGTGTTTCCTGCTAAGACATCAAACAACCAACCACGAAGAGTGATCTGGCAAACTaccaaagaacattaaaaaaaaaaaagaagaagaagaagaagaaaaaaaaaacaatctttacAGTACAGTGCACAAAGAGGGTCAGTAAGTTTAagatctgtaaaaaaaatgtaacaatacttttattcagcagggatgcattcaATCGATCAAATGagaaaattttgattttaaaccaatgctgttcttctgaaatttctaatcatcataaaaaaaataaaaaaaaataaaaaatcacggTTTACACAAAACTATTAGGAAgcacttttttcaacattgataataataagaaatgtttcttgagcatttgCTGAAatatcagctttgccatcacaaaaattaattatattttttaatatttagaaaatgatcAATAATAAACGTTCTTTTATAAAGCGCCTTTAAAAGCAGCTTCTTCAAGCGCTGAACACAATATaatcaatacaataaaaacaatacaaaatcaacaCGCAAATGCAagtttgaaaaattatttattatttattcattctgaGCATCCTTCAGTTTAAGTGAAGTTCAtttattgtaatgatatttcaaagtattactgttcttactgtccttttgatcaaatacatgcagccttgctTAGCATAagcaacttctttcaaaaacataaaaaaaatcatacaaatccCAAACTTTTCAAAAGTATTGTATAAACTCAGTATCATCCCTATTTTCAACTGCTTCTTGGGTCTGGCTTCTGATAATCAGACAGTAAAAATCAAGTTGAAGATGGGAGGAAGTCCTTCATTTACTTTCAGTTTATCTTTGGTTTCTTTTTCCTGCAGCTTGGTGATATTATTAACAGAATCACTGAAGTGATTCATGCATGCTGCTAATAGACCCACACAAGGTTGTGGTTATAAACAGATAAGCCGTAGACATAAGGGGAGATCCAGTCTCTGTGGCAGAAGAAACTCATTTATTCTTTCTCATCACGTGAAAGGAAAGTCCCTACCTTCAGCACTTTGCATCCTATTTTGACTCCAGACTGCATCATTCCACCTGCGAGGCCCAGTCGGTCTGTGTTGTGCAGGACTGGTGTTACTAGAGTAACATATTTAGCACCATTCCAGGGCTTCAGAAAATCTAGTGCCCATTTCTCACTTTCACCCCcaatattatctaaaatcaaatcaaacctgAAGGAGAGATAGTGAAAGGGGAATAAACTCAAAGTCaatgtcaagtaaaaaaaataaataaaaaaagtcacaaactGCTCGAACACTTACTTCTGTAATGTCTGTAGTTGTTTTTCAACCGGTCCAGCAGTGTAGTCCATAACATCATCAGCACCCAGATCTCTCACCAGCCGCTCGGCATTCTGGGAACATGTTACAGTCACATGGGCGCCCCAGGCCTTTACCATCTGTAGAGAAGCAGTAACCTAGATTAAAAAAGGTCACTTATACAGAGGCATTACCTACAGATGATTATGTTTGATTACTCATTGAGGAGATGAAATAGAAAAAGTGTGACTccaacatttttgtaaaatgtttaaggAAAATGCAAAAACTATTTTTCAATCATTATTATCACCAGTATAGCTAAGGTTCCCAGTCCTCCTGATCCTCCCAGAATAAGAACACTGCATCAGGAAAGGATAGCTCTATTACAGTCAGTCTTAATTAACTCAACATCATCCATATGATTCATCCTAACCACTAAAAATAAAGTAAGACCCAAGTATACTATAAACTCCtaccaaaaatgttttcaaatattcaatgtatattaaaaaaaatgcatgctctTTTGTAAGCATTTATGGCATTAAAGACCAGGTAAGGCCGGTCCCAACATGCCTTGTGACTCTTGATTCTTACACAATAGCACAATCAAGTGATTTGTTTTTACATGACTTTGCATAAAGGCAAACTGGTGCAAAGGTAGGTTCACTCTGTATATTTAAGGAGGGTTTGTAAAGACCACTGATTTTGATCAGTAGTAAAGATAtgtaatatttgataaaaaaaaaattgtcaaataacTACACTTTGCACATGTCCTGTGAAAGACTTCAGGATGAGGTTTAGTACTTTTAAGAAAACTTGGTTCTGATGGTTCTCTTGGTTCTGTTattatattgtactgtatattgcTCAACAGAtgtaaaaattaaacagaaaaatatataaaatataacaaataatatatatatataatactggcgcttaaactaaaattaaaaatattaaaaaaaatcgaaatagtACATAAATAAGCTTCACTAATGTCAGTTCATGATGACAAGGCAAATTATGTTTGCATGACAGTTCAACCTTTTTTTATGGAATATGGCCTTATGTCACTCGCTGTCGtaggaaacgtttttttttttaccatgtaagATTCATACATTCATTATTTTTGACTCAAGAGAAATGGAACATATAAACACAGTGATATGAGTGATGTGGGCTGAACGCCTGTCACTTTACCTCTCATGCTGATGTCGAGGGGATTTAAACCCGCAGCGTGCACCTTCACGGTCACTTCATTGGGATATTTGATGATCGGAAGCGTTCTTGGTGAATCTCAACACCTCGTTTTCCCCGTATTTGTCGATGACCCATGCGGGCATTACATTCCTGAGGGAGGCTGAGAAACTGAAGCTCCTCACCGAGCAAACCAACCACCTTCTACACATAAACATGATTGATCAATCTAAAACACTCCAAAGCTCTTCTCCTCAGAATCTCTCACGGTGTCATAAACCCGTCAttggttataaataaaacacctaaCTGCTTTATACCATCAGGTTCAGCGAAAACGCATCTCGTGCCCCGCGAAAGTCAAAACAAACCGGTGAACTTTCACACGACTGACTGAACCAATCAGAAAGAAGAGACGACAGGACGTCAACGGGAAGTGCCATGTCAGCGTCTGGCTAACCAAAAACTAAAGGTTCACCGCAGTGTTTGGCAGGGTGTTTAGGCTGGGACACCAGTAAGATCAGCCTAAAGTTTTTTTTAGCAGGCTATAATGGATATTTTAGTCTAATATCTAGACACGTGGTTTAAAATTACACTAACACAAGACTGAAACATAGACACCATTGCTGTGTCAGGGATGATTTGTGAACGTCATGTCTGTTTGCATTTGTAGGTTATGTTCTTCCATTCAGTGCTACAGTTGTGCAGAAGCTGTTGGATCAAGGAGCAGTACTTGTTGGAAAATCTAATTTAGATGAGTTTGCTATGGGCTTAGACTCACACacatacttttttaaaagtttggggccagtaaaatatgttaacacttttattcagcaaggatgatcAATGATGGCCTTAAAGGAATTTATAgtgtttaaaacatatatttctaataaatgctgttcttttgaactttcactaTTCATCAAAGATCCCTGAGAATTGTTACaattttgacaaaatatttaacagaacaactgttttcaatattgatgataataggaaatgtttcttgagcaccaaatcaacatattagaatgatttctgaaagatcattgaagcaaaaaaattcagctttgtatttacaggaatgcattacattttaaaataaattcagtttaaaacatgttatgttaaattgtaataatattacagtattttactgtatttttgatcaaatgaatgcaacgTTGGTCTGCATAACAGACTTCTTTAGtagttaaaagataaaaaaaaaggtaccAACCCTGAATGTTTAATCTGtagtgcaaataatttttttaaaccaatagATTATGCTAATGTCTGCATGTCTTCCTTAAGAGCTGGAAGTACAGATGGGGTGTTTGGTCTGGTTCATAACCCATGGAGCTAAACAAGCCTATAACATGGGCAGAGCACAGCAGATCCCGATTCTGACTTGGCAATCGCAGGAGGAATTTCAGGAGGCAGCAGTGGCATCTCTCAGCAGCTTCCTGTGAATCTTACGCAATTTATATTTAATAGCCAATATATGCCTGGACTTTTGTTTCAATATAAGCGTGCTAGTAAAGCTTAGTTCATATATTTGAGCAGGTGCTCTAAGATGAAGGTACAGGAATAGTCCTCAATATATCTGAAATTAAATATcatataattcaatattttttgcattattttaagaaCAGATGTAGATATACAGTAACACATTTCACATTTTGGTCCTTGTGAGcctttattattgtataatttaacaaaatgtatttgcTTAGCAATGTAGTGCTCTACATTAGATTAATAGGTGTT
Coding sequences:
- the LOC113072443 gene encoding reticulon-4-interacting protein 1 homolog, mitochondrial-like isoform X2; this translates as MVKAWGAHVTVTCSQNAERLVRDLGADDVMDYTAGPVEKQLQTLQKFDLILDNIGGESEKWALDFLKPWNGAKYVTLVTPVLHNTDRLGLAGGMMQSGVKIGCKVLKHLRKGVYYRWGFFAPSGPTLDEISEMLERISQEDKCLIKTERHLIFTSNTKCL
- the LOC113072443 gene encoding reticulon-4-interacting protein 1 homolog, mitochondrial-like isoform X1 is translated as MVKAWGAHVTVTCSQNAERLVRDLGADDVMDYTAGPVEKQLQTLQKFDLILDNIGGESEKWALDFLKPWNGAKYVTLVTPVLHNTDRLGLAGGMMQSGVKIGCKVLKHLRKGVYYRWGFFAPSGPTLDEISEMLERYRSLCVSDMSLRSVMIFSFCSLGCSHGQ
- the LOC113072443 gene encoding reticulon-4-interacting protein 1 homolog, mitochondrial-like isoform X3, whose product is MVKAWGAHVTVTCSQNAERLVRDLGADDVMDYTAGPVEKQLQTLQKFDLILDNIGGESEKWALDFLKPWNGAKYVTLVTPVLHNTDRLGLAGGMMQSGVKIGCKVLKHLRKGVYYRWGFFAPSGPTLDEISEMLERSVPWWRKCSLLLRCLKPFIK